Proteins from a single region of Gossypium arboreum isolate Shixiya-1 chromosome 1, ASM2569848v2, whole genome shotgun sequence:
- the LOC108483282 gene encoding oxysterol-binding protein-related protein 2A isoform X6, with protein MLSEFSEIQGQLKVLCEERSILLDTLRQLEAANIEAESSGIHDGDYQLSKHEYSGIGRGKYSEGSTTESSGDIEKQELEDVSDEDETSFHDTKEHFTEPAVICGSVRGVADHADNQKENENQLDDVERMHADKEDCFSRYAQIERRKKLPDPVEKEKGVSLWSMIKDNVGKDLTRVCLPVYFNEPISSLQKCFEDLEYSYLLDRAYKYGKEGNSLQRILNVAAFAVSGYASSEGRHCKPFNPLLGETYEADFPDKGVRFFSEKVSHHPTLIACHCEGNGWKFWGDSNLRTKFWGRSIQLDPVGVLTLEFDDGEIFQWSKVTTTIYNIILGKLYCDHHGLMHIRGNREYSCKLKFKEQSILDRTPHQVHGSVEDLSGKKVATLTGKWDDSMYYISGDFSGKLKDCNPSNASLLWKRDKPPPNLTRYNLTSFAITLNELTPGLQIKEKLPPTDSRLRPDQRHLENGEYDRANAEKQRLERRQRMSRKLQENGWKPRWFHQDSENGSFRYTGGYWEAREQGKWDGCPNIFGVFNEEFVDSSE; from the exons ATGCTCTCAGAGTTCTCGGAGATACAAGGACAACTTAAAGTACTTTGTGAAGAAAGATCTATTTTGCTTGACACATTAAGGCAATTGGAG GCAGCTAATATTGAAGCTGAAAGCTCTGGAATTCATGATGGAGACTACCAGTTGTCAAAGCATGAATATTCTGGTATAGGGCGTGGAAAATATAGTG AAGGCAGCACAACAGAATCATCCGGTGATATTGAGAAACAAGAGCTTGAGGATGTGTCTGATGAAGATGAAACCTCCTTCCATGACACAAAAGAGCATTTTACTGAACCCGCTGTTATTTGTGGGTCTGTAAGAGGGGTGGCTGATCATGCAGATAAtcagaaagaaaatgaaaatcaATTAGATGATGTGGAAAGGATGCATGCTGATAAAGAAGATTGTTTTTCCAGATATGCTCAAATTGAAAGGAGAAAAAAGCTTCCAGATCCAGTTGAAAAAGAGAAAGGGGTTAGCCTTTGGTCTATGATCAAAGACAACGTGGGAAAGGATCTTACACGAGTTTGTCTCCCTGTTTACTTTAATGAACCAATATCATCCCTTCAGAAATGTTTTGAGGACCTAGAATATTCTTATCTTTTAGACCGAGCATACAAGTATGGAAAAGAA GGGAACAGTCTCCAGCGGATTCTTAATGTTGCAGCATTTGCTGTTTCTGGGTATGCTTCCTCTGAAGGTCGACACTGTAAGCCTTTCAATCCTTTACTAGGAGAAACTTATGAAGCAGACTTTCCTGACAAAGGAGTTCGTTTCTTCTCCGAGAAG GTTAGTCACCACCCAACCCTTATTGCATGTCATTGTGAAGGTAATGGTTGGAAATTCTGGGGTGACAGTAACCTTCGCACAAAGTTTTGGGGGCGGTCGATTCAGCTTGATCCTGTTGGAGTTTTGACACTAGAGTTCGATGATGGTGAAATATTTCAGTGGAGCAAG GTGACAACTACTATTTATAATATTATCCTCGGTAAATTGTATTGTGATCACCATGGATTGATGCACATTCGCGGGAATCGTGAATATTCTTGCAAACTCAAATTCAAAGAGCAATCTATTCTTGACCGCACCCCACACCAG GTCCATGGTTCCGTTGAAGACCTTTCGGGTAAAAAGGTTGCAACATTAACTGGCAAATGGGATGACAGCATGTATTATATAAGTGGTGATTTCAGTGGTAAGCTGAAGGACTGCAATCCATCAAATGCCTCCTTGTTATGGAAGAGGGACAAGCCACCTCCTAACCTGACTCGCTACAACTTAACATCATTTGCGATCACACTAAATGAGCTAACGCCAGGATTGCAG ATTAAGGAGAAGCTCCCACCCACGGATTCTAGGCTTAGACCAGACCAACGTCATCTGGAGAATGGAGAATATGATAGAGCAAATGCTGAGAAACAACGGTTGGAAAGGAGGCAGAGAATG TCAAGAAAACTACAAGAAAATGGGTGGAAGCCTAGATGGTTCCATCAAGATAGTGAAAATGGATCCTTCCGCTACACGGGCGGGTATTGGGAAGCAAGAGAACAAGGAAAATGGGATGGATGTCCAAATATATTTGGTGTATTCAATGAAGAATTTGTTGATTCCTCTGAATGA
- the LOC108483282 gene encoding oxysterol-binding protein-related protein 2A isoform X5, whose translation MLSEFSEIQGQLKVLCEERSILLDTLRQLEAANIEAESSGIHDGDYQLSKHEYSGIGRGKYSEGSTTESSGDIEKQELEDVSDEDETSFHDTKEHFTEPAVICGSVRGVADHADNQKENENQLDDVERMHADKEDCFSRYAQIERRKKLPDPVEKEKGVSLWSMIKDNVGKDLTRVCLPVYFNEPISSLQKCFEDLEYSYLLDRAYKYGKEGNSLQRILNVAAFAVSGYASSEGRHCKPFNPLLGETYEADFPDKGVRFFSEKVSHHPTLIACHCEGNGWKFWGDSNLRTKFWGRSIQLDPVGVLTLEFDDGEIFQWSKVTTTIYNIILGKLYCDHHGLMHIRGNREYSCKLKFKEQSILDRTPHQVHGSVEDLSGKKVATLTGKWDDSMYYISGDFSGKLKDCNPSNASLLWKRDKPPPNLTRYNLTSFAITLNELTPGLQEKLPPTDSRLRPDQRHLENGEYDRANAEKQRLERRQRMSRKLQENGWKPRWFHQDSENGSFRYTGGYWEAREQGKWDGCPNIFGVFNEEFVDSSE comes from the exons ATGCTCTCAGAGTTCTCGGAGATACAAGGACAACTTAAAGTACTTTGTGAAGAAAGATCTATTTTGCTTGACACATTAAGGCAATTGGAG GCAGCTAATATTGAAGCTGAAAGCTCTGGAATTCATGATGGAGACTACCAGTTGTCAAAGCATGAATATTCTGGTATAGGGCGTGGAAAATATAGTG AAGGCAGCACAACAGAATCATCCGGTGATATTGAGAAACAAGAGCTTGAGGATGTGTCTGATGAAGATGAAACCTCCTTCCATGACACAAAAGAGCATTTTACTGAACCCGCTGTTATTTGTGGGTCTGTAAGAGGGGTGGCTGATCATGCAGATAAtcagaaagaaaatgaaaatcaATTAGATGATGTGGAAAGGATGCATGCTGATAAAGAAGATTGTTTTTCCAGATATGCTCAAATTGAAAGGAGAAAAAAGCTTCCAGATCCAGTTGAAAAAGAGAAAGGGGTTAGCCTTTGGTCTATGATCAAAGACAACGTGGGAAAGGATCTTACACGAGTTTGTCTCCCTGTTTACTTTAATGAACCAATATCATCCCTTCAGAAATGTTTTGAGGACCTAGAATATTCTTATCTTTTAGACCGAGCATACAAGTATGGAAAAGAA GGGAACAGTCTCCAGCGGATTCTTAATGTTGCAGCATTTGCTGTTTCTGGGTATGCTTCCTCTGAAGGTCGACACTGTAAGCCTTTCAATCCTTTACTAGGAGAAACTTATGAAGCAGACTTTCCTGACAAAGGAGTTCGTTTCTTCTCCGAGAAG GTTAGTCACCACCCAACCCTTATTGCATGTCATTGTGAAGGTAATGGTTGGAAATTCTGGGGTGACAGTAACCTTCGCACAAAGTTTTGGGGGCGGTCGATTCAGCTTGATCCTGTTGGAGTTTTGACACTAGAGTTCGATGATGGTGAAATATTTCAGTGGAGCAAG GTGACAACTACTATTTATAATATTATCCTCGGTAAATTGTATTGTGATCACCATGGATTGATGCACATTCGCGGGAATCGTGAATATTCTTGCAAACTCAAATTCAAAGAGCAATCTATTCTTGACCGCACCCCACACCAG GTCCATGGTTCCGTTGAAGACCTTTCGGGTAAAAAGGTTGCAACATTAACTGGCAAATGGGATGACAGCATGTATTATATAAGTGGTGATTTCAGTGGTAAGCTGAAGGACTGCAATCCATCAAATGCCTCCTTGTTATGGAAGAGGGACAAGCCACCTCCTAACCTGACTCGCTACAACTTAACATCATTTGCGATCACACTAAATGAGCTAACGCCAGGATTGCAG GAGAAGCTCCCACCCACGGATTCTAGGCTTAGACCAGACCAACGTCATCTGGAGAATGGAGAATATGATAGAGCAAATGCTGAGAAACAACGGTTGGAAAGGAGGCAGAGAATG TCAAGAAAACTACAAGAAAATGGGTGGAAGCCTAGATGGTTCCATCAAGATAGTGAAAATGGATCCTTCCGCTACACGGGCGGGTATTGGGAAGCAAGAGAACAAGGAAAATGGGATGGATGTCCAAATATATTTGGTGTATTCAATGAAGAATTTGTTGATTCCTCTGAATGA
- the LOC108483282 gene encoding oxysterol-binding protein-related protein 2A isoform X1, producing MRVKEMHPLCCISLESPGVGDQSPEVSLTRARSMPAGSLSGSEIGNATARLKAGGSEGTVAGILYKWTNYGKGWRSRWFLLRNGMLSYSKVRRPEALNLISPTDDVRLIGDVSSNRLSRMDSCSGRRKHQKTVGIVHLKQISSFRESKSDDRRFYIFTATKTLHLRTDSKKDRVAWIQALVSTRSLFPLRPLNDNLSLVPRDLSISTDRLKKRLLEEGISDNLVKDCEQIMLSEFSEIQGQLKVLCEERSILLDTLRQLEAANIEAESSGIHDGDYQLSKHEYSGIGRGKYSEGSTTESSGDIEKQELEDVSDEDETSFHDTKEHFTEPAVICGSVRGVADHADNQKENENQLDDVERMHADKEDCFSRYAQIERRKKLPDPVEKEKGVSLWSMIKDNVGKDLTRVCLPVYFNEPISSLQKCFEDLEYSYLLDRAYKYGKEGNSLQRILNVAAFAVSGYASSEGRHCKPFNPLLGETYEADFPDKGVRFFSEKVSHHPTLIACHCEGNGWKFWGDSNLRTKFWGRSIQLDPVGVLTLEFDDGEIFQWSKVTTTIYNIILGKLYCDHHGLMHIRGNREYSCKLKFKEQSILDRTPHQVHGSVEDLSGKKVATLTGKWDDSMYYISGDFSGKLKDCNPSNASLLWKRDKPPPNLTRYNLTSFAITLNELTPGLQIKEKLPPTDSRLRPDQRHLENGEYDRANAEKQRLERRQRMSRKLQENGWKPRWFHQDSENGSFRYTGGYWEAREQGKWDGCPNIFGVFNEEFVDSSE from the exons ATGCGGGTGAAGGAAATGCATCCGTTGTGTTGTATATCGTTAGAGAGTCCCGGCGTCGGTGACCAGTCACCGGAAGTTTCGTTGACTCGAGCTAGGAGCATGCCGGCAGGGAGTTTATCCGGATCTGAAATAGGTAATGCGACTGCGAGGTTGAAGGCGGGAGGATCCGAAGGGACTGTCGCTGGGATTCTTTATAAGTGGACTAATTACGGGAAAGGATGGAGATCCAGGTGGTTTTTGCTTCGGAATGGAATGTTATCTTACTCGAAAGTTCGTCGGCCTGAAGCTCTTAACCTCATCTCTCCGACCGATGATGTCAGATTGATCGGTGATGTCTCGAGCAATCGGCTTTCGAGGATGGATAGTTGTAGCGGTAGACGGAAACACCAGAAAACCGTTGGCATTGTTCATTTAAAG CAGATCTCGTCATTTCGGGAGAGCAAATCTGATGACAGACGGTTTTACATTTTCACTGCAACAAAGACCCTTCATTTGAGAACCGATTCTAAGAAAGATCGGGTCGCTTGGATACAAGCTTTGGTATCAACCAGGAGCCTCTTTCCACTGCGACCGTTAAATGATAATCTCTCTCTTGTCCCCCGTGATTTGTCTATATCAACTGATAGGCTCAAGAAACGGTTGCTTGAGGAGGGAATCAGTGATAACCTTGTGAAGGACTGTGAGCAGATTATGCTCTCAGAGTTCTCGGAGATACAAGGACAACTTAAAGTACTTTGTGAAGAAAGATCTATTTTGCTTGACACATTAAGGCAATTGGAG GCAGCTAATATTGAAGCTGAAAGCTCTGGAATTCATGATGGAGACTACCAGTTGTCAAAGCATGAATATTCTGGTATAGGGCGTGGAAAATATAGTG AAGGCAGCACAACAGAATCATCCGGTGATATTGAGAAACAAGAGCTTGAGGATGTGTCTGATGAAGATGAAACCTCCTTCCATGACACAAAAGAGCATTTTACTGAACCCGCTGTTATTTGTGGGTCTGTAAGAGGGGTGGCTGATCATGCAGATAAtcagaaagaaaatgaaaatcaATTAGATGATGTGGAAAGGATGCATGCTGATAAAGAAGATTGTTTTTCCAGATATGCTCAAATTGAAAGGAGAAAAAAGCTTCCAGATCCAGTTGAAAAAGAGAAAGGGGTTAGCCTTTGGTCTATGATCAAAGACAACGTGGGAAAGGATCTTACACGAGTTTGTCTCCCTGTTTACTTTAATGAACCAATATCATCCCTTCAGAAATGTTTTGAGGACCTAGAATATTCTTATCTTTTAGACCGAGCATACAAGTATGGAAAAGAA GGGAACAGTCTCCAGCGGATTCTTAATGTTGCAGCATTTGCTGTTTCTGGGTATGCTTCCTCTGAAGGTCGACACTGTAAGCCTTTCAATCCTTTACTAGGAGAAACTTATGAAGCAGACTTTCCTGACAAAGGAGTTCGTTTCTTCTCCGAGAAG GTTAGTCACCACCCAACCCTTATTGCATGTCATTGTGAAGGTAATGGTTGGAAATTCTGGGGTGACAGTAACCTTCGCACAAAGTTTTGGGGGCGGTCGATTCAGCTTGATCCTGTTGGAGTTTTGACACTAGAGTTCGATGATGGTGAAATATTTCAGTGGAGCAAG GTGACAACTACTATTTATAATATTATCCTCGGTAAATTGTATTGTGATCACCATGGATTGATGCACATTCGCGGGAATCGTGAATATTCTTGCAAACTCAAATTCAAAGAGCAATCTATTCTTGACCGCACCCCACACCAG GTCCATGGTTCCGTTGAAGACCTTTCGGGTAAAAAGGTTGCAACATTAACTGGCAAATGGGATGACAGCATGTATTATATAAGTGGTGATTTCAGTGGTAAGCTGAAGGACTGCAATCCATCAAATGCCTCCTTGTTATGGAAGAGGGACAAGCCACCTCCTAACCTGACTCGCTACAACTTAACATCATTTGCGATCACACTAAATGAGCTAACGCCAGGATTGCAG ATTAAGGAGAAGCTCCCACCCACGGATTCTAGGCTTAGACCAGACCAACGTCATCTGGAGAATGGAGAATATGATAGAGCAAATGCTGAGAAACAACGGTTGGAAAGGAGGCAGAGAATG TCAAGAAAACTACAAGAAAATGGGTGGAAGCCTAGATGGTTCCATCAAGATAGTGAAAATGGATCCTTCCGCTACACGGGCGGGTATTGGGAAGCAAGAGAACAAGGAAAATGGGATGGATGTCCAAATATATTTGGTGTATTCAATGAAGAATTTGTTGATTCCTCTGAATGA
- the LOC108483282 gene encoding oxysterol-binding protein-related protein 2A isoform X2, whose translation MRVKEMHPLCCISLESPGVGDQSPEVSLTRARSMPAGSLSGSEIGNATARLKAGGSEGTVAGILYKWTNYGKGWRSRWFLLRNGMLSYSKVRRPEALNLISPTDDVRLIGDVSSNRLSRMDSCSGRRKHQKTVGIVHLKISSFRESKSDDRRFYIFTATKTLHLRTDSKKDRVAWIQALVSTRSLFPLRPLNDNLSLVPRDLSISTDRLKKRLLEEGISDNLVKDCEQIMLSEFSEIQGQLKVLCEERSILLDTLRQLEAANIEAESSGIHDGDYQLSKHEYSGIGRGKYSEGSTTESSGDIEKQELEDVSDEDETSFHDTKEHFTEPAVICGSVRGVADHADNQKENENQLDDVERMHADKEDCFSRYAQIERRKKLPDPVEKEKGVSLWSMIKDNVGKDLTRVCLPVYFNEPISSLQKCFEDLEYSYLLDRAYKYGKEGNSLQRILNVAAFAVSGYASSEGRHCKPFNPLLGETYEADFPDKGVRFFSEKVSHHPTLIACHCEGNGWKFWGDSNLRTKFWGRSIQLDPVGVLTLEFDDGEIFQWSKVTTTIYNIILGKLYCDHHGLMHIRGNREYSCKLKFKEQSILDRTPHQVHGSVEDLSGKKVATLTGKWDDSMYYISGDFSGKLKDCNPSNASLLWKRDKPPPNLTRYNLTSFAITLNELTPGLQIKEKLPPTDSRLRPDQRHLENGEYDRANAEKQRLERRQRMSRKLQENGWKPRWFHQDSENGSFRYTGGYWEAREQGKWDGCPNIFGVFNEEFVDSSE comes from the exons ATGCGGGTGAAGGAAATGCATCCGTTGTGTTGTATATCGTTAGAGAGTCCCGGCGTCGGTGACCAGTCACCGGAAGTTTCGTTGACTCGAGCTAGGAGCATGCCGGCAGGGAGTTTATCCGGATCTGAAATAGGTAATGCGACTGCGAGGTTGAAGGCGGGAGGATCCGAAGGGACTGTCGCTGGGATTCTTTATAAGTGGACTAATTACGGGAAAGGATGGAGATCCAGGTGGTTTTTGCTTCGGAATGGAATGTTATCTTACTCGAAAGTTCGTCGGCCTGAAGCTCTTAACCTCATCTCTCCGACCGATGATGTCAGATTGATCGGTGATGTCTCGAGCAATCGGCTTTCGAGGATGGATAGTTGTAGCGGTAGACGGAAACACCAGAAAACCGTTGGCATTGTTCATTTAAAG ATCTCGTCATTTCGGGAGAGCAAATCTGATGACAGACGGTTTTACATTTTCACTGCAACAAAGACCCTTCATTTGAGAACCGATTCTAAGAAAGATCGGGTCGCTTGGATACAAGCTTTGGTATCAACCAGGAGCCTCTTTCCACTGCGACCGTTAAATGATAATCTCTCTCTTGTCCCCCGTGATTTGTCTATATCAACTGATAGGCTCAAGAAACGGTTGCTTGAGGAGGGAATCAGTGATAACCTTGTGAAGGACTGTGAGCAGATTATGCTCTCAGAGTTCTCGGAGATACAAGGACAACTTAAAGTACTTTGTGAAGAAAGATCTATTTTGCTTGACACATTAAGGCAATTGGAG GCAGCTAATATTGAAGCTGAAAGCTCTGGAATTCATGATGGAGACTACCAGTTGTCAAAGCATGAATATTCTGGTATAGGGCGTGGAAAATATAGTG AAGGCAGCACAACAGAATCATCCGGTGATATTGAGAAACAAGAGCTTGAGGATGTGTCTGATGAAGATGAAACCTCCTTCCATGACACAAAAGAGCATTTTACTGAACCCGCTGTTATTTGTGGGTCTGTAAGAGGGGTGGCTGATCATGCAGATAAtcagaaagaaaatgaaaatcaATTAGATGATGTGGAAAGGATGCATGCTGATAAAGAAGATTGTTTTTCCAGATATGCTCAAATTGAAAGGAGAAAAAAGCTTCCAGATCCAGTTGAAAAAGAGAAAGGGGTTAGCCTTTGGTCTATGATCAAAGACAACGTGGGAAAGGATCTTACACGAGTTTGTCTCCCTGTTTACTTTAATGAACCAATATCATCCCTTCAGAAATGTTTTGAGGACCTAGAATATTCTTATCTTTTAGACCGAGCATACAAGTATGGAAAAGAA GGGAACAGTCTCCAGCGGATTCTTAATGTTGCAGCATTTGCTGTTTCTGGGTATGCTTCCTCTGAAGGTCGACACTGTAAGCCTTTCAATCCTTTACTAGGAGAAACTTATGAAGCAGACTTTCCTGACAAAGGAGTTCGTTTCTTCTCCGAGAAG GTTAGTCACCACCCAACCCTTATTGCATGTCATTGTGAAGGTAATGGTTGGAAATTCTGGGGTGACAGTAACCTTCGCACAAAGTTTTGGGGGCGGTCGATTCAGCTTGATCCTGTTGGAGTTTTGACACTAGAGTTCGATGATGGTGAAATATTTCAGTGGAGCAAG GTGACAACTACTATTTATAATATTATCCTCGGTAAATTGTATTGTGATCACCATGGATTGATGCACATTCGCGGGAATCGTGAATATTCTTGCAAACTCAAATTCAAAGAGCAATCTATTCTTGACCGCACCCCACACCAG GTCCATGGTTCCGTTGAAGACCTTTCGGGTAAAAAGGTTGCAACATTAACTGGCAAATGGGATGACAGCATGTATTATATAAGTGGTGATTTCAGTGGTAAGCTGAAGGACTGCAATCCATCAAATGCCTCCTTGTTATGGAAGAGGGACAAGCCACCTCCTAACCTGACTCGCTACAACTTAACATCATTTGCGATCACACTAAATGAGCTAACGCCAGGATTGCAG ATTAAGGAGAAGCTCCCACCCACGGATTCTAGGCTTAGACCAGACCAACGTCATCTGGAGAATGGAGAATATGATAGAGCAAATGCTGAGAAACAACGGTTGGAAAGGAGGCAGAGAATG TCAAGAAAACTACAAGAAAATGGGTGGAAGCCTAGATGGTTCCATCAAGATAGTGAAAATGGATCCTTCCGCTACACGGGCGGGTATTGGGAAGCAAGAGAACAAGGAAAATGGGATGGATGTCCAAATATATTTGGTGTATTCAATGAAGAATTTGTTGATTCCTCTGAATGA
- the LOC108483282 gene encoding oxysterol-binding protein-related protein 2A isoform X4 produces MRVKEMHPLCCISLESPGVGDQSPEVSLTRARSMPAGSLSGSEIGNATARLKAGGSEGTVAGILYKWTNYGKGWRSRWFLLRNGMLSYSKVRRPEALNLISPTDDVRLIGDVSSNRLSRMDSCSGRRKHQKTVGIVHLKISSFRESKSDDRRFYIFTATKTLHLRTDSKKDRVAWIQALVSTRSLFPLRPLNDNLSLVPRDLSISTDRLKKRLLEEGISDNLVKDCEQIMLSEFSEIQGQLKVLCEERSILLDTLRQLEAANIEAESSGIHDGDYQLSKHEYSGIGRGKYSEGSTTESSGDIEKQELEDVSDEDETSFHDTKEHFTEPAVICGSVRGVADHADNQKENENQLDDVERMHADKEDCFSRYAQIERRKKLPDPVEKEKGVSLWSMIKDNVGKDLTRVCLPVYFNEPISSLQKCFEDLEYSYLLDRAYKYGKEGNSLQRILNVAAFAVSGYASSEGRHCKPFNPLLGETYEADFPDKGVRFFSEKVSHHPTLIACHCEGNGWKFWGDSNLRTKFWGRSIQLDPVGVLTLEFDDGEIFQWSKVTTTIYNIILGKLYCDHHGLMHIRGNREYSCKLKFKEQSILDRTPHQVHGSVEDLSGKKVATLTGKWDDSMYYISGDFSGKLKDCNPSNASLLWKRDKPPPNLTRYNLTSFAITLNELTPGLQEKLPPTDSRLRPDQRHLENGEYDRANAEKQRLERRQRMSRKLQENGWKPRWFHQDSENGSFRYTGGYWEAREQGKWDGCPNIFGVFNEEFVDSSE; encoded by the exons ATGCGGGTGAAGGAAATGCATCCGTTGTGTTGTATATCGTTAGAGAGTCCCGGCGTCGGTGACCAGTCACCGGAAGTTTCGTTGACTCGAGCTAGGAGCATGCCGGCAGGGAGTTTATCCGGATCTGAAATAGGTAATGCGACTGCGAGGTTGAAGGCGGGAGGATCCGAAGGGACTGTCGCTGGGATTCTTTATAAGTGGACTAATTACGGGAAAGGATGGAGATCCAGGTGGTTTTTGCTTCGGAATGGAATGTTATCTTACTCGAAAGTTCGTCGGCCTGAAGCTCTTAACCTCATCTCTCCGACCGATGATGTCAGATTGATCGGTGATGTCTCGAGCAATCGGCTTTCGAGGATGGATAGTTGTAGCGGTAGACGGAAACACCAGAAAACCGTTGGCATTGTTCATTTAAAG ATCTCGTCATTTCGGGAGAGCAAATCTGATGACAGACGGTTTTACATTTTCACTGCAACAAAGACCCTTCATTTGAGAACCGATTCTAAGAAAGATCGGGTCGCTTGGATACAAGCTTTGGTATCAACCAGGAGCCTCTTTCCACTGCGACCGTTAAATGATAATCTCTCTCTTGTCCCCCGTGATTTGTCTATATCAACTGATAGGCTCAAGAAACGGTTGCTTGAGGAGGGAATCAGTGATAACCTTGTGAAGGACTGTGAGCAGATTATGCTCTCAGAGTTCTCGGAGATACAAGGACAACTTAAAGTACTTTGTGAAGAAAGATCTATTTTGCTTGACACATTAAGGCAATTGGAG GCAGCTAATATTGAAGCTGAAAGCTCTGGAATTCATGATGGAGACTACCAGTTGTCAAAGCATGAATATTCTGGTATAGGGCGTGGAAAATATAGTG AAGGCAGCACAACAGAATCATCCGGTGATATTGAGAAACAAGAGCTTGAGGATGTGTCTGATGAAGATGAAACCTCCTTCCATGACACAAAAGAGCATTTTACTGAACCCGCTGTTATTTGTGGGTCTGTAAGAGGGGTGGCTGATCATGCAGATAAtcagaaagaaaatgaaaatcaATTAGATGATGTGGAAAGGATGCATGCTGATAAAGAAGATTGTTTTTCCAGATATGCTCAAATTGAAAGGAGAAAAAAGCTTCCAGATCCAGTTGAAAAAGAGAAAGGGGTTAGCCTTTGGTCTATGATCAAAGACAACGTGGGAAAGGATCTTACACGAGTTTGTCTCCCTGTTTACTTTAATGAACCAATATCATCCCTTCAGAAATGTTTTGAGGACCTAGAATATTCTTATCTTTTAGACCGAGCATACAAGTATGGAAAAGAA GGGAACAGTCTCCAGCGGATTCTTAATGTTGCAGCATTTGCTGTTTCTGGGTATGCTTCCTCTGAAGGTCGACACTGTAAGCCTTTCAATCCTTTACTAGGAGAAACTTATGAAGCAGACTTTCCTGACAAAGGAGTTCGTTTCTTCTCCGAGAAG GTTAGTCACCACCCAACCCTTATTGCATGTCATTGTGAAGGTAATGGTTGGAAATTCTGGGGTGACAGTAACCTTCGCACAAAGTTTTGGGGGCGGTCGATTCAGCTTGATCCTGTTGGAGTTTTGACACTAGAGTTCGATGATGGTGAAATATTTCAGTGGAGCAAG GTGACAACTACTATTTATAATATTATCCTCGGTAAATTGTATTGTGATCACCATGGATTGATGCACATTCGCGGGAATCGTGAATATTCTTGCAAACTCAAATTCAAAGAGCAATCTATTCTTGACCGCACCCCACACCAG GTCCATGGTTCCGTTGAAGACCTTTCGGGTAAAAAGGTTGCAACATTAACTGGCAAATGGGATGACAGCATGTATTATATAAGTGGTGATTTCAGTGGTAAGCTGAAGGACTGCAATCCATCAAATGCCTCCTTGTTATGGAAGAGGGACAAGCCACCTCCTAACCTGACTCGCTACAACTTAACATCATTTGCGATCACACTAAATGAGCTAACGCCAGGATTGCAG GAGAAGCTCCCACCCACGGATTCTAGGCTTAGACCAGACCAACGTCATCTGGAGAATGGAGAATATGATAGAGCAAATGCTGAGAAACAACGGTTGGAAAGGAGGCAGAGAATG TCAAGAAAACTACAAGAAAATGGGTGGAAGCCTAGATGGTTCCATCAAGATAGTGAAAATGGATCCTTCCGCTACACGGGCGGGTATTGGGAAGCAAGAGAACAAGGAAAATGGGATGGATGTCCAAATATATTTGGTGTATTCAATGAAGAATTTGTTGATTCCTCTGAATGA